ATATCCCAGGAAGTAATCACTACAAATTTCTACACATATCTTAAGAGagatattaaatttaaattttagcAGTTTATATCAGACAGAATTACCAAAAGGTTTGCTTAATCCAATGgctctctctgcaagtttttttTGTCGAACAGCATATAATCCTAGCCCAACCAGTACCACAACCATAATAACAGCTAAACTTATTATTCCTGCAAGAACACTTGAGCTGATAGACCCACGCTCACCTGAAGCATTTTGTAACGTGCATAAATATTCATTCGAAGATAAGTACACCCTTGAAGCAAAAATATGCATATACAAAAGAGTTATTGATCATAATATGTACCTCTGAATAAATACGAAGATGCTATAAAATAGTAAGGACCAAATTCATTAGGAGGCTTGTAAGTCTGATTGCTGAAAGCAAAACCCAACCTCTGAATCTCAGACCtactaaaatatttttcatctGATGGAAACAGACTAACATGCACCTGAAGATAGTCATCACTATTGAAATGTGGATTATCCAGGGAAACTGAACCTGGAGTCAGTCCTAACTTAACCCACAAGCTCATTTCTAAAGAATGGAAAATAGTAACATTAGACAAGTCTCCGAAGGAGGGGCCTCTGAAGTACAATATCCCTTCATATGGATATGCACATTCACAGCTCTGAGGGTTAAGCTTCTGACCAGAAGCACAAGATTTTTTTGCACAACTAGTTACGCTAGTTGAGTAAGCCTGTGACGTTTCTTGTTGAAGCTTACAGAAATCCATATTCGCGGGACTGTTGTTGCATACAGGATTTCCTATTAACCTAGATAAAAATCGCATAGGTTATTGTTCTGATGTAGAATGCAAGTCACTATTTTAATAGATTATGATACAATTGTGTAAAAAGAACTTGCTTACATCAATGTGTTTTTATATCCAGAACCTAGGGTTACAAAGGATATATTGTTGTCCTGCAAGTCAATGAGCTGCAGCTGCTGGCCGATGCTGCTACTCATGTTTAACGTTTCGTCAAATGCATTATTCCTCAGTTTCCTGAGAAAAAGATAAGAAAGTAGCGCCTGAGTTTTATTATTTGCTTTTCCTATGAATTGTTATCATAAAGTAGCTAGGATCTATTTTATGTATCATCTTACACTTGTTGAATCTGTTGGAGACCAAAGAGGTCTTGTGGCACTGGCCCTTGAAGTGATCCATATTCAATTACCCTGAACATTGCACCAGAATTTTGCATCAGACCGTCATTATTTATACATATGAATTCAACCCACATTTTTATTTAATACTCACAGAGTCGTAAGTGAAGATAGGGTTGAGAACCATGCAGGAGCTTGTGATGGATTAAAGGAATTGTTACTCAAGTCCCTGCTTGTAGGAAGCATACAAATAACTCTAATAAATATCTTTTATGTCTCTATATTTAAAAATTCACTAAGCTTAAATGTTATGCCTCATACACATAATTGAGAGAGTCCATTCCAGTCAAGTCTGGTAATGGGCCAGTAAGTTTGTTGTGTGCCAAATTCCTGCACCAACATGTCAGAGAGTGAGAAAACACATTTGATTCAAACACGAACTACGAAGAAAATTTACCTCTAAATTTCTTGAAAAAATTACTCACAGTTCAACCACATTGACAAGATTGTGGAGGTTTGCTGGGACCTTGCCTTCAAACCCATTCCTATCAAGCCGACTGTTTCAGATGAAATTATGTGTCATGATCAGGAATCAAGGATTGTATCTAGAGACAAGTGGAAGTGTATCTTTAATAAAATGAGGTGATTTTTTGTGGCGAAGATAACTCACAGAACTTCTAGTGTCTGAATTTCTGCAATTGAATTAGGAATGCTGCCACCTAACTTGTTTCCATCAAACAGCCTGCATTGTTACACAAGAAGCATTAGTGTAATAATTAACAAAGTAACAAAAACAATGATCCTCAATTGTGTCTCAACTTACACGTGTATAAGTACCATGTCTGCGCTGAAAAGTTCTTCAGGTAATGAACCTGTAAGCTGATTTTTGTTGAAATGGCTACATACATTGGACAACACATGGTTTTAGAAATAATGACCTGTTGTTCATGATAACAAAATATGTGGCTTGCACTTAGTAGGAGAGTATGTAGAATAGACTTACAAATGCTTTGCCTTTTTGAGAGAGTTTAAGCCCTTGGAAGCACTAGTTGATGTAGGGATAGATCCACTAAACTGATTATCTGCCAGGTCTAACCAGTAGAGGTTTGAAAGCTTACCAAGAGAACGAGGTATAACCCCAGTGAAGTTGTTTGAATTTAGAGCTCTGCCAAAAGATATAGTATGTTGAAAGCCAAGTATATCATAATCCTATATAGGAGTACAGTTGTGTAAGAGTAAAGATCATTACTCCCTAGGTTCCGACAAAGTCCAAGTTTGTTTTAAGAAAGAGTTTCATTGATACAGTTGAACGAGTTAGTGCGGTTTATGTAATGGGACGATTGAGTTTATTATTATTCAAAATTTCAATCTTGAATCATTCAGATACGACTCTTAACTCTTGGTATGGAATCAAGGGAGAGTTACCAAAGACTATAAAGCAGTTCTTACAGAAAGGATAGTTCTGGAAGATTTCCCAGTTCGGACGGAATAGAACCAGTGAAACCACAGCCCGCCAGAATTCTGAAAATATATCATAGTATATGGTAAAAGATACAGAGTTATTTGGAATACATAAAAACATTGGTATTCAAAGAATGTACAAAACATTAAACCCCCCGCCCCACCCCCCACCCCTCTTGTTTTTAGCTACTCAAACAGTTTAAACGAAGATGGGAGATAACTAGACCAAAAAAAGACATCAATTTAGATTTTAGTATGTAAAGTGGATGGATACGTACAATGTgttgagatttttcaaattgcCTAGACCCGGAGAAAGGGAACCTGTTAGGCCTCTGTTAAATGATAGATCCCTGCAACAAAGATAGATGTGCTTAGTAGTTAGTACTAGTCTAACAGGAAATTTCCATGAGTTTTTGGAACTAATTAACACAATTCAAATGTCATACAAGGATTTCAATTCACTGAGTCCCCCAATGTCGCCACTCAGTTTACCCACAAGTCCCATAGTTGATAAGCTCCTGAAGGCATGTAGCAAATACATCAATAACCATAGTTTTTTTAACGAAGATGCAGGATTTATGTACCTTATGTATCAAGAAAAATGATTTTCCACTTACAGGGCAGTGACTCTCGACTTCTCGCAGGTGACACCTTCCCAGGCTTTACCACAAGGATCATTTGACTTTCCCCAGCTTGGTGGAGTGTTTTGCCACTGATCTTTCAATGATCTCAATATTGCAACTGCACCAACCAGTCAACATATCAATATCCATGTTATTAAAGTAACAACACTTACTTCAACCTCGCAAACATGAACTTTGAATCCCAGTACTCCCATTAAAATGAGTAACTTTACAAACCAATCTCTCTATACTTTTGTTCATTGTAATGCTGCTTCTGTACCTCATCTAACAAGATCCCGGAGGTTTCAAAATTTTAATACTCATGTAGTCATTAATGTAACAGTTACCTTAAGACCTGTAATGATAAAAATATGTTTATATTGAACATGGAAAATTGTTAGACTTGGAAAACTCGTGTAAAAGATCTCTTGTGTGTTAGGGACTTGTATGAAACTATTAAACCGGAGGATTCGCCCGATGGTATTGATAAAGGAGAAGTACAGAGATGGCATGAGCATGGGGCTATCCTTAAGTTATTTTCAACGCTTGGTTAATGAGTTGGTCTGATAGATGGTGAAATTGAATGATGAATCACAAGCTTTGATACTCTTGTCATCGCTTCCTCATAGTTAGGATGTCTTTGTTACTTCGTTGAGTGATTCTGCTCCTAATGGCAAGTTGACAGTGGTGATTGTCAAAAAGGTAGTCTTTTGAGTGAAGACAGTAGAAGAAGAAGTGGTTTGAGTTTGTCAAGCAAATTTGAAGCTAATATAGTTCAAGACCAAGCCCGCCGAGGCCGGGAATGAGGAAGATTGGAGAGGTATCATAAAAGAGACAGTCTAGGGGAAGATCAAACTCAAACTTTAACAGTAAAGTGATCCTTTACCATTGTCATAATCTGGGATGGTCATATTAAAATATCTTTCCAGCGATCAAAAGAATTTATGTTTCACCTAAAGATCATATACTGTATTCCCACAGTTATAGTAAATTAATGAGTAATATATGTCACATTCTGTAACCTTAATTACCTTCCACGTTTCTGATATTCTGATCATTTTCAACATCCATAGTGTTAAAATAAAACTGATCAGAACTAACATATATAACAGATAAGTAACACTGTAAAAAATCTTCTGAGAAACTGTAGATCAAACTTCATACTTCCAAAAACAAAAACAGAACAAGGTTATTTCACAAACAAAATCTCGATGAAGATTTCGAAAGACCAATGTGAAAAGTTAAGATATATGCATACCATCGCCGTCGTCAGTATTGGATAAAATGCCATGAAACAATGCAGAGAAAACAAGAACAAACAGCAACCGAATGAGCCCCATGCCAAAGAATCCACTTTAACGTGTCGCGAAACCTGGACCAATATATATCACCTCCTAGCCTCTTGAACCTTGAGTACCAACAAACAAGTGTACAATATCAACAGATCTCACAACAGTAACTAACAACCACCCCAGCTTTTTTGTTAGTGGAGGCAAGTAAATTAGCACTGATGGACGATGATGCAACTTTAATGCAAAAATGCAAGCCAAGTATAAATGTTATTCTCAAGTAGTAATCATTAAACTTATCTTAAAAGGCAATTCaactctttgtatattctgtttCCTCCAACAAACAATATGATCATGTTTTAGTTTTTACATAAAGTCTACATCAAAATAGCAAGGCAGCAAAGCCATGGGTCTGTTAAATGAGTGCCAGTGCTTACATTTTACTATTTCTTTGTTTCTCCGGCCAGGAAACAAATAAGACAATGGACAAAGCGTCAGATTTTGACGTCCAAGATTCTTATTTGTAATTGCCGTCCCCCTGAATGTATTTTATTCATGGGTTACGTAGTCATGCTCACCAACTACAAGAAAAAGGTCATATGTAAGATGTTGTGATTAACGATATTTGTTTATTAACTCTGGTTTTGTTATGTGATTTTACTACTGCCCTAAAATATACTTATATTAGTTACCAAAATATGGAGGCAGCGGGCTCATTTACCTGCAACCAGCTGTAAGGATTTCAACTTAACAATTGAGCTGATTAGCAACCGGCTTTCGAATTTTTAAATGGAGGAAAACAAATTTAAGAGAAacaaatttaaatataatttaggAGTTTGAGTTTCTAAATGTCACACTATAAAATTTTTCTATTAGTTGGGCCTAAAATCACATTTCTCCAATATTTTTCAACAATTTAATCTTACGGAGGTAAATattaaatcaaaatataattgTCCATTATTCTGTGATTTGACTTTGCACTGCTTGGATTTGAATTGATGAGGATGTAGATGGACCAGATGTTGAAGTGGTAGGGATGTATGAACCAAATGTGTCATGCACAGTTCTTTTGATCTCCTCCATGACTAAAACTGAAGGCTCATATCTGGCCTTATGtagttgatccagtttgaccttGGTGTCATTCTTTTGAGAGATCTAACCCTGGATAACTGCATGAAGAGCCGCAAAAGATTTCTTGAGTTGTTTAACACCGACTTCCATAGATTTGAGATCAAGCTTCGCTATTTTGTCAGTGAATTTGCTGAAATTGTTCTTTATCTCCCTTTGACTGGGTAGAAGCTCATCAATCTTAGCAGTCACCATGTGCTTGACTTGGTCTTGATGTTTGTCCAGTGTCTTCTCTAACGCTTTACCAATAAAGTTAAATGCCTTGATTGAGTTGAGCTTTATGAATTTTTGTGACAGCATCATAGACTTCTTGAGGTGTAAGCTCCCTTGCATTGCTGCCAAGAATGGTAAGATAGTCGTCCCTGAATCTAGACAAAGCTTCCTCCATGTCAATTGAGAAAGATTTTGACAGCTTTAACTATGATTTTGTCTTGTTGCTTTTCAACTTCCTCCCTGTAAGTGAGAatgatagcttgatagtcttggtttgTCATTATGATTTGATGAGTTATTGGGCAATGTTGGCAAATCCCTCAATCTGATCTATAAGCATCTCATCTGCAGTTTGGGTTGGAGGTTCTGTATCTTGTAGCCACCGAGAGAGAAGGTATGAGGGTTGTGCAGATGTGGAAGATTGGTTTGAGTTTGTTGAGGTTTGAGTTGAGGTGGATGGAACTGAAGGTAAGGTGGCACCTGTGACTGATGTTAGAGTTTGACTCACAGTGAAaactgtggttttgacagtttgttgttcactGAATGAGTGAACCTCCActtgaattggaggggagttgaccAAGTTACCGTCATGTatcatggcctcaaacccttgttcctcttgcaggaaactggcacttgaatgtgctaaagTACTTTCCTCTCCAATAGCTGGATCATTgacaattgaactcctagcttcaattgtcaaGTCAAgttcagctagggttttgaggagTTATTTCTTcatgagaaacctccaattgaattgaagaggatttgagtagctccccctcaagagtactacccttaAACCTATCAGTCCGTGAAGACTGTTGTGCACATGAAGATGCATTAGAAACTATGTGCACAGGGTCTttagtaaaaattgatgaaactcttgtgtttgtgatggtgtcatcaaggtctacctccGCATGTAGCCTCTCATCTAAAGATTGTGTCTGAATGGTGACCACAGTTTCAGGAAccgtgtcacttgattttggcaggACTTGAGAAGATGATTCAAGTCCTTCATTAAAAGTAGAATAAATTTGAGAAATTAGAGTTGTGAGCTCAGGTGTGAGTATTAGCAACCCCCCTAAATGGAAGAGGGATTTTCAAGAGATGAGCTCTCACTGATGTGTGTGCCTTCCAAATTACTTCTTTGAccctcttgagagtgctcaagagggtgtgcagactctttacagaTTGCACTTAGGATggtgctttgttcaatagtgacaccttgttgagaaggtgccACTGAAGTCTATTTTGATCCTTTATGTACAATTATATCTTGTTGAGAAGATATAGAGGTGGTcacttgagtggtcaactcagtttttGTTGTGCAAGATATACATGTACTAtaatgttagtcccttaacaatataacaagaattacagaaggggggttgaatgaaattcttgaaactttttcttgaataaaaaaatgttctaactcagttatatatatatcagtgtgaattgattagcagaatgtggaataatcacttgaaatgaatcaaaacacaagtaattaaaaacaagagtctttaaaaactttctggtggatttgaatgattccaccagagatatataatatatatcgagagaactctgtgttcaaaaagctcacagctgcttacaaatgaacaactaagactacaaagaaatactgagaattcagcttacaaatatttctctcttGGTTACTTGGTTTCTTAGTtcgttgttctatttgctacttcttggtttatatatcaccaagattacagagcaataagacaagataataaaaacaaaaactatcGAGTTTAtttaatgctacttcattactctattccagcatctttgaatatcttcataatagcatgaaaatggaaatgcttctttgttctcaaaaacccagttgaataggctaccacattccatttgcatacactcgacgcatgtgactgtgttgtcactgttaacggatatttgaattctttatccgtcgggttcatgatcatccgtcgagttaatgatcatccgtcgggttgttgatcatccgtcgaattcattgttgtttatctgtcgggtagcaatcaagcactagacttcatttcatctatgcagaattacaagacatcatctatgtacaattaatcaacctattctgcatatctagttaaagtcaacatgacttaagtaaTACTACAGtttctaaacaatgtgtatgcagaaacgtgctacaaacttattgttatataagctactcactcgatggataataagtcatcatccgtcgggactatattgagtcatccgtcgggactataatccttatccgtcgagcgctacaaattcactaagtaaaatctaacAAGGTGTTTTGTTGATGAAATCATCAAgtcacaacatatccacaacaatctcccccaatttatgtctactggaattgttgccataaattaagagatacttgatgataacaaaacaccctaaaaatataactttgaAAGTAcatagataaaactgtaaagtgcttcaattaacaaaatgtaaaaagtttagctcacagtcattttcaaggtgctcctctagcctgagcagatttatctagttccttgaaggtctggatctctttccaagctttctgttattttcttcaatctgattttggagctgcctgtggaattccagttcatcagattctgaaagatttaacttttcttgcatttccaagagagtctcattgctagagatgctcaattggtcttctaatctgaaaaatcttctcactcttttatcatccatgaactccatctgccagtagggccttagatgcactcgTCTTCTTGTGTAAcggataattagagtctttgggagtgcatctttagctctaacactccttagttcttcaattttctttagaaccaatcttcttgcagtaacattgaacccaaagttcttcttgaaagatgaataaactttaatcaatacatcttggctttcttgaaggatcctgtgaagtggccactgaatctcctttcctcccttgtacttgaacactaacctttcaggtaggtttctgtattcatcaattcctctcacttcatctagttcatctagatagaggtttaaatcagaaaactccttgatgtcataTAAGTACATGTAATTTCCCTTATTggctttagattgagctttgactagagatttggatttgagaggtgacaacttcactttcttgactgctcttgactttgttctttttggcttgctaaggattggcaaattgaagtcaggaattggtatgttcttccattctattggctcatccttaggcacaataggttcaccatgaatgttcctgtaaggatccaccagcttgatatcttcaaataccacagagggttttgatgcttgagttgtagttggagtggattccttgggaaactgattctccaattccttatcaacaatttccagtttctttttgttcttttagccaattccttgattcttggagattttttctattgttctacttgcttctttggatcttgagattcaatgatttcagatggctgagcaggaatttgttgtgatgaatttacagcatgtagcttggccaagataacaatttgctctttcttttgtttagcctttttagcatctagagcagcttgcttcttttcctgcttcagtCTGGCATTTttttctctctttgcttcagcaaattgagggtgtccagccaccacacaaatttctttcccattcctgaaaactttagcaattctctttttcaaagctgaatcagctagatctttgtagaaagcaattgaccttgacagaagcttcttttcatcaggcttaggtgtctcatacacagtatccaaagggttcttcaatgatgattttagatagttcacccttggtttcagaattattttagcctttggagatttgatgcaggatgactgtcccctttccagatagttcatgctcatctcattcacagaaatctgcttaatttgagagtgatggatggctgacttttctggctccTTTTCTAGTCCAAATTTcctttgtatatcctcatcaatcttctcacagttgattggcttcaactgctccatttcagctgctctaatgttggctgctgctgcatttatcatatctatactatctgtaactggtggctttgagatagtaattgaaggcacaattactttactaatttgaatttgaagcctctccccctcacttggtcctttctccccctttttgttatcatcaagttgagtagaggaggaggtttgagcagccaccagtttttgaagtaaatctgtctgttgggcttgatgaagatgaatggctgttaaagatgcttccatggctgacattcttgtatccaaggcatctatcttggttgcaagatcagaatttttccttaatttcctctTGATGTCTAgaattgtagcttctggaagcttagaatccatcttgtctgatatggtcttcttcatctcctcaatatcacccttgatgctgtttacatccctagcatgttggaagccttgaatttgttgaagttacagtgaggctagatgtgcctgaaggagcttcttggtgctggcatttgtagtggtttgaagagcagtatttgtctgattgattagttggatcagggttgtcgaagtagtgctcatcacagtgctttgaaagtACCCATGATGACATAACTGATCTTGAACTGtaacctacttctccccctatgtgatggaatttacggatgagcggaagcgtgaaataacaatttattccgtaaaaaccatataccgcatatatagaaaaacgtataaaaggaaaaactgaggaatcgaaaccatacctcgtgaatcgaagctttataaaattggagtgctagcagttgctcctcagtgtgtgaagcactctaccggtatccaccaagaacgatcctcttcgatgaacctttttataaaaccgagcttttataaaatggagtttttgggagagagagagagagaggaagaagatggaggctagggttttcacaaaaccaaaattatgtaaatagaatgagccatctcattctatttatagggctttcctagggttttataatatatctttatat
This sequence is a window from Apium graveolens cultivar Ventura chromosome 9, ASM990537v1, whole genome shotgun sequence. Protein-coding genes within it:
- the LOC141684425 gene encoding leucine-rich repeat receptor protein kinase HPCA1 — translated: MGLIRLLFVLVFSALFHGILSNTDDGDVAILRSLKDQWQNTPPSWGKSNDPCGKAWEGVTCEKSRVTALSLSTMGLVGKLSGDIGGLSELKSLDLSFNRGLTGSLSPGLGNLKNLNTLILAGCGFTGSIPSELGNLPELSFLALNSNNFTGVIPRSLGKLSNLYWLDLADNQFSGSIPTSTSASKGLNSLKKAKHFHFNKNQLTGSLPEELFSADMVLIHVLFDGNKLGGSIPNSIAEIQTLEVLRLDRNGFEGKVPANLHNLVNVVELNLAHNKLTGPLPDLTGMDSLNYVDLSNNSFNPSQAPAWFSTLSSLTTLVIEYGSLQGPVPQDLFGLQQIQQVKLRNNAFDETLNMSSSIGQQLQLIDLQDNNISFVTLGSGYKNTLMLIGNPVCNNSPANMDFCKLQQETSQAYSTSVTSCAKKSCASGQKLNPQSCECAYPYEGILYFRGPSFGDLSNVTIFHSLEMSLWVKLGLTPGSVSLDNPHFNSDDYLQVHVSLFPSDEKYFSRSEIQRLGFAFSNQTYKPPNEFGPYYFIASSYLFRGERGSISSSVLAGIISLAVIMVVVLVGLGLYAVRQKKLAERAIGLSKPFASWAPSGKDSGGAPQLKGARWFSYDELKKCTNNFSDINEIGSGGYGKVYRGMLSNGQITAIKRAQQGSMQGGLEFKTEIELLSRVHHKNLVGLVGFCFEQGEQMLVYEYMPNGTLRESLSGKSGIHLDWKRRLRIALGSARGLAYLHDLANPPIIHRDIKSTNILLDENLTAKVADFGLSKLVSDSEKGHVSTQVKGTLGYLDPEYYMSQQLTEKSDVYSFGVVMLELLSARQPIEKGKYIVREVTIALNKSEEENYGLKELMDPSLKMLTNLAGFERYLDLALQCVKESAADRPTMNEVVKTLETILTNGGLNTTTTSSASSSATDFGYTNGGPPTHPYDANAFSRKDVNNSDAFQYSGGFNISAKLEPK